AAGAGGGGAGCCGGTAGTCAAAGTCTGTTGAATCGAGCAACTACCGTCACTATCTACCGCTATTAACTCTACTATATAATCTCCAGACACTGAGTAAGAATGAGTTGGATTTTGTTCGATTGAATCTGTCCCCCCATCACCGTCAAAATCCCACTCCCAGCCTGGACTTGTACCATAA
The genomic region above belongs to Candidatus Nealsonbacteria bacterium and contains:
- a CDS encoding PKD domain-containing protein, translating into YGTSPGWEWDFDGDGGTDSIEQNPTHSYSVSGDYIVELIAVDSDGSCSIQQTLTTGSPLPEWREISPTGLLEKFWASIFSFFQA